From the genome of Pseudobacteriovorax antillogorgiicola, one region includes:
- a CDS encoding di-heme oxidoredictase family protein, with translation MRKPIASIFPKLAWSMLATLALACQQNQQEQPETPANPPDPGAIETTPGGQGESKALVYSPLYPNLPPTNQFANRIDNDIAYTYIGERVRERHAREDFFNRYRTFPRFYFENRTFTLEVVDKSRTSEPEVIFNLSMDHPSEGDLPLTGRFFFSGLNTVADYFIGINFETVSDEYQDGRHHYRYVLRSKGEKTNIEPGRLMEMEISFFLTRNKGVGSDRGDANYYSRTWLMKLGTPGMIPWETQGGFMVPNAMAQASSPLPADALTGGLTTLSEDTSAEPERALQQMAMNLSPPHGQTFVEGRRIHHTDFGSGQHSEAGNGVFEAMKGKLGPDYNQASCISCHNANGRGRGPLPGKPLHTFVIPLAASQTRLQDPHPRYGSHLNTQRVDGPSEGSLIVNGEIETTIRYPDGSEVVLSKPEFEIVAEESVSTFDTLMPPALIGLGLLEAIDEATLASLADPDDKDGDGISGRLSLVQDLDTGKQVVGRFGWKANRGSLRDQIAAAFADDMGVSSSLKQLEGQGIEVDDETIEKLKTYLATLGTPPRRQFRQKDVMAGETLFESIQCTSCHVGEIETGDRHPFAELRQQTIKPYTDLLLHDMGEDLKSQIPGPVASVKEWRTAPLWGIGLAADLGQESFLHDGRAKSLEQAILWHGGEAKGSRDQFMSLSARERAQVIAFLKSL, from the coding sequence ATGAGAAAGCCTATCGCGTCGATTTTTCCGAAACTTGCTTGGAGCATGCTAGCGACGTTGGCATTAGCTTGCCAGCAGAACCAGCAAGAACAACCTGAGACACCAGCAAATCCTCCCGATCCAGGAGCAATCGAAACCACCCCAGGAGGGCAAGGGGAAAGCAAGGCTCTAGTCTACAGCCCTCTCTACCCTAACCTACCACCTACTAACCAATTCGCTAACCGTATTGACAATGATATTGCTTATACCTACATCGGCGAGCGAGTCCGGGAAAGGCATGCCCGCGAGGACTTTTTCAATCGCTATCGAACCTTTCCCCGATTCTACTTTGAAAATCGCACCTTCACCCTGGAAGTTGTTGATAAGAGTCGTACGTCAGAGCCTGAAGTCATTTTCAACCTTAGTATGGACCATCCCTCCGAAGGCGACCTTCCTTTGACCGGCCGCTTTTTCTTTTCGGGGCTTAATACAGTCGCAGACTATTTCATTGGGATAAACTTTGAAACCGTAAGTGATGAATACCAAGATGGGCGTCATCACTATCGCTACGTTCTGCGCTCCAAGGGGGAAAAAACAAATATCGAGCCCGGTCGCTTGATGGAGATGGAAATCAGTTTCTTCTTGACCCGAAATAAAGGGGTCGGAAGCGATCGAGGCGACGCCAATTACTATTCTCGTACCTGGCTCATGAAGCTCGGAACTCCAGGCATGATTCCCTGGGAAACCCAGGGTGGCTTTATGGTTCCCAATGCCATGGCCCAAGCATCCTCACCATTACCAGCAGACGCTTTAACGGGAGGACTGACCACGCTTTCCGAAGACACCTCTGCCGAACCAGAGCGGGCGCTGCAACAGATGGCTATGAACCTTAGCCCACCCCATGGGCAGACGTTTGTCGAAGGTCGCAGGATTCACCACACTGATTTTGGCAGCGGTCAGCATTCTGAGGCTGGCAATGGCGTCTTTGAAGCCATGAAAGGCAAGCTTGGGCCTGACTATAACCAGGCCTCCTGTATCTCTTGCCACAATGCAAATGGTCGCGGTCGCGGTCCTCTGCCTGGCAAGCCTCTCCATACCTTTGTCATCCCCTTGGCAGCCTCACAAACGCGGCTGCAAGATCCACATCCTCGCTATGGGAGTCACCTTAATACACAGAGGGTCGACGGCCCTTCAGAAGGTAGCCTGATAGTCAACGGCGAGATCGAAACAACAATCCGCTACCCTGATGGTAGCGAAGTCGTGCTCAGTAAACCTGAATTTGAGATCGTTGCTGAAGAATCGGTGTCCACCTTTGACACTCTCATGCCACCGGCACTCATTGGCCTTGGCCTACTCGAAGCTATTGATGAGGCTACGCTCGCATCGCTGGCCGACCCAGACGATAAGGATGGCGATGGAATATCCGGCCGCTTAAGCCTCGTGCAGGACTTAGACACTGGCAAGCAAGTCGTAGGGCGATTTGGTTGGAAAGCGAACCGAGGATCGCTTCGCGATCAAATCGCAGCAGCCTTCGCAGATGACATGGGTGTTAGTTCGAGTCTCAAACAACTTGAGGGGCAAGGTATTGAGGTCGATGATGAAACCATAGAAAAGCTGAAAACCTACCTTGCAACCCTGGGAACTCCTCCCCGCAGGCAGTTTCGCCAAAAAGACGTTATGGCTGGTGAAACGCTTTTCGAATCGATCCAATGCACCTCGTGTCATGTTGGTGAGATTGAAACGGGAGATCGCCATCCGTTTGCTGAGCTTCGCCAGCAGACGATCAAACCTTATACCGACCTTCTTCTTCACGATATGGGGGAAGATTTAAAGAGCCAGATTCCAGGGCCGGTTGCAAGTGTTAAGGAATGGCGGACCGCCCCTTTGTGGGGGATTGGATTGGCTGCTGACCTCGGCCAAGAGTCCTTTCTTCATGATGGGCGCGCTAAAAGCCTTGAACAGGCTATCCTATGGCATGGCGGTGAAGCGAAGGGCTCTCGGGATCAGTTTATGAGTCTGAGTGCGCGAGAGCGGGCTCAAGTGATTGCCTTCTTAAAATCTCTCTAG
- the guaD gene encoding guanine deaminase: protein MMVMISVLSAPSFAKTKRFRASILHFVNDPAKVEKVESSYEYFEDGLLTVRNGKVVSVEPYSRKVHGRRGVKDYRGKLIVPGFVDTHIHFPQTEMIAAYGEQLLEWLETYTFPTEKQFEDKAYADKIAKFFLEQLVSNGTTTALVFGTVHPQSVDALFEAAETINMRLVAGKVMMNRNAPNYLLDTAKSSYDDSKALIQKWHGKGRNLYAITPRFAPTSTPEQLTLAGKLKAEFPDVYVHTHLSENLNEIEWVKSLFPERAGYLDVYDHYGLTGDKSVFAHSIHLTDDEWATFAETDSVISFCPTSNLFLGSGLFKLHVAEKNGVRVGLGTDVGAGTSFNQLQTLNEAYKIMQLQGKKLSAFKGLYLATLGGAESLSIDHLIGNFKEDKEADFVVLNWDATKLQKLRMSRSTTLEDRLFALMMLGDDRNIEATYVDGRKVFQK from the coding sequence CCTTCACTTTGTTAACGATCCAGCTAAGGTCGAAAAGGTCGAATCTAGCTACGAGTACTTCGAAGATGGACTTTTAACAGTTCGCAATGGCAAAGTCGTTTCAGTTGAACCGTACAGTAGAAAGGTTCATGGGCGTCGTGGCGTCAAAGACTACAGGGGCAAGCTAATCGTTCCTGGTTTCGTTGATACTCATATTCACTTTCCTCAAACAGAGATGATTGCTGCCTACGGCGAGCAACTTCTTGAGTGGTTGGAAACATACACATTCCCAACTGAGAAGCAGTTTGAAGATAAGGCTTACGCTGATAAGATCGCCAAGTTCTTCCTAGAGCAGCTTGTTAGCAATGGTACAACTACAGCTCTTGTTTTTGGAACAGTTCACCCACAGTCTGTCGACGCGTTGTTTGAAGCTGCGGAAACCATTAACATGAGACTCGTTGCTGGTAAGGTCATGATGAACCGCAACGCGCCCAACTACCTTCTTGATACAGCAAAATCTAGCTACGACGACAGTAAAGCACTCATCCAAAAGTGGCATGGCAAAGGTCGCAACCTCTACGCGATTACCCCTCGCTTCGCTCCAACCTCGACTCCCGAGCAACTGACGCTAGCAGGTAAACTTAAGGCTGAATTTCCTGATGTCTATGTCCACACTCACCTGTCTGAGAACCTCAATGAGATTGAATGGGTTAAATCACTATTCCCTGAGCGTGCGGGCTACCTTGATGTGTATGATCATTATGGACTTACAGGCGATAAGTCGGTTTTCGCACATAGTATCCATTTAACAGATGATGAGTGGGCTACGTTTGCGGAAACAGACTCAGTCATCTCTTTCTGCCCAACTTCCAACCTTTTCTTGGGTAGCGGCCTCTTCAAGCTTCATGTAGCTGAAAAGAACGGCGTTCGTGTTGGTCTAGGGACTGACGTAGGTGCTGGAACTAGCTTCAATCAGCTTCAAACTCTAAATGAAGCCTACAAAATCATGCAGCTACAAGGCAAAAAGCTATCAGCATTTAAAGGCCTCTACCTAGCAACTCTTGGCGGTGCTGAATCTCTTAGTATCGATCACCTCATCGGCAACTTCAAAGAAGACAAGGAAGCTGATTTCGTGGTTCTTAATTGGGATGCAACGAAGCTACAGAAGCTACGCATGAGCCGTTCAACGACTCTTGAAGATCGCTTGTTTGCTCTGATGATGCTTGGCGATGATCGCAACATCGAAGCAACCTATGTCGATGGTCGTAAGGTCTTTCAAAAGTAG